One Plasmodium vivax chromosome 13, whole genome shotgun sequence genomic region harbors:
- a CDS encoding 41-2 protein antigen precursor, putative (encoded by transcript PVX_084655A) encodes MERGKNPMEAELNRAPQEVSLSAFSLLFSEIVQYCLWKSKRGYRIEDSLHEMGLRVGYKLNEYLPYKNKTKRCVNIISILTFLSKHLWKYLFQHSSDLLKSQDSIYEYMLCDKNILLNRFISVPKDYGNINCASFAAGIVEGMLCSAEFQAEVTAHTVYEDEKNFNTTIFIKFYPEVVNRERGEK; translated from the coding sequence atggagagggggaaaaacccaATGGAGGCAGAACTCAACAGAGCGCCGCAAGAAGTCAGTTTGAGCGCATTTAGCCTTCTGTTTAGCGAAATTGTGCAATACTGCCTATGGAAGAGCAAGCGGGGGTACCGAATCGAGGATTCCCTACATGAAATGGGATTACGAGTTGGTTACAAGCTAAACGAATACCTACCATATAAGAATAAAACGAAGAGGTGTGTAAACATCATCAGCATCTTGACCTTCCTCTCAAAGCATTTGTGGAAATATCTTTTCCAGCACTCTTCAGATTTGCTCAAATCGCAGGATAGCATTTACGAGTATATGCTCTGCGACAAGAACATTTTACTTAACAGGTTTATTAGCGTGCCCAAGGACTACGGAAATATAAACTGCGCCTCCTTCGCTGCTGGCATCGTCGAGGGGATGCTCTGCAGCGCGGAGTTCCAGGCAGAGGTGACCGCGCACACGGTGTATGAGGATGAGAAAAATTTCAACAccaccatttttataaagttcTACCCGGAGGTTGTGAACCGGGAGAGGGGAGAGAAGTAA